One window from the genome of Salvelinus sp. IW2-2015 unplaced genomic scaffold, ASM291031v2 Un_scaffold16393, whole genome shotgun sequence encodes:
- the sptan1 gene encoding spectrin alpha chain, non-erythrocytic 1 isoform X5, translated as MATTSPQRMDTSGVKVLESADDIQERRQQVLDRYRRFKELSGVRRQKLEDSYRFQFFRRDADELEKWIQEKLQIASDENYKDPTNLQGKLQKHQAFEAEVQANAGAIIKLDETGNLMISEGHFASETIRTRLEELHRLWDLLLQKTKEKGVRLLQAQKLVQYLRECEDALDWISDKEAMATSEELGQDLEHVEVLQKKFEEFQTDLAAHEERVNEVNQLAGKLSQESHPEAELIVRKQEEVNAAWQRLKGLAQQRQGRLFGAAEVQRFNRDVDETISWIKEKEQLMASDDFGRDLASVQALLRKHEGLERDLAALEDKVNTLGGEAERLQQTHPQNASQIHLKRDELITNWEQIRTLAAERHARLNDSYRLQRYTSDFRDLTSWVTEMKALINADELANDVAGAEALLDRHQEHKGEIDAHEDSFKATDEAGQALLNTGHYASEEVKEKLGVLTEEKESLLELWEVRRQQYEQCMDLQLFYRDTEQVDNWMSKQEAFLLNEDLGDSLDSVEALLKKHEDFEKSLSAQEEKITALDEFATKLIQNNHYAKEDVATRRDALLSRRNALHERAQSRRAALEDSFHLQQFSRDSDELKSWINEKMKTATDEAYKDPSNLQGKVQKHQAFEAELSANQSRIDALQKSGQELLDGKHYATDEVSVRMDEVSSQWKKLLEATELKGIKLREANQQQQFNRNVEDIELWLYEVEGHLASDDYGKDLTSVQNLQKKHALLEADVAAHQDRIDGITIQARQFQEAGHFDADNIKRKQEALMARYDALRDPMAARKQKLSDSLRLQQLFRDVEDEETWIREKEPIAASTNRGKDLIGVQNLLKKHQALQAEIAGHEPRIKAVTQKGEAMVEEGHFAGEEVKVKLEELNGRWDTLKGKAGQRRQDLEDSLQAQQYFADANEAESWMREKEPIVSSPDYGKDEDSAEALLKKHEALMSDLSAYGSSIQALKEQAQTCRQQVAPTDDETGKELVLALYDYQEKSPREVTMKKGDILTLLNSTNKDWWKVEVNDRQGFVPAAYVKKLDPTQSSSRENLLDEQGSIGLRQDQIENQYGTLQELGEKRKDMLEKSCKKFMLFREANELQQWINEKEGALTNEEVGSDLEQVEVLQKKFDDFQKDLKANESRLRDINKVASELESEGLMAEEATMVQAQEQVMLGSAPGQDEADNKNASPWKNVRLAVQTTANFNTIKELNNRWRSLQQLAEERSNMLGSAHEVQRFHRDADETKEWIEEKNQALNTDNYGHDLASVQALQRKHEGFERDLAALGDKVNSLGETAERLIQSHPEAVDDIQEKCTELNTAWSSLVGRADQRKDKLGNSHDLQRFLSDFRDLMSWINGIRGLVSSEELAKDVTGAEALLERHQEHRTEIDARAGTFQAFEQFGQQLLARGHYASPEIQQKLEALDHERADLEKAWVQRRMMLDQCLELQLFNRDCEQAENWMAAREAFLASDDKGDSLDSVEALIKKHEDFDKAINVQEEKIAALQSFADQLVGADHYAKPEIFNRRNEVLDRWRRLKAQMIEKRSKLGESQTLQQFSRDVDEIEAWISEKLQTATDESYKDPTNIQLSKLLSKHQKHQAFEAELHANADRIRGVIDTGNALIHRGACSGSEDAVQSRLGALDEQWQFLVNKSAEKSQKLKEANKQQNFNTGIKDFDFWLSEVEALLASEDYGKDLASVNNLLKKHQLLEADISAHEDRLKDLNGQADSLTASTAFDPTQVKDKRDAVNGRFAKIKSMATGRRAKLNESHRLHQFFRDLDDEESWIKEKKLLVSSEDYGRDLTGVQNLRKKHKRLEAELGAHEPAIQSVQDTGKKLSDDNTIGQDEIEQRLAQFEEHWMELKDLAAARGQRLEESLEYQQFVANVEEEEAWINEKLNLVGSEDYGDTLAAVQGLLKKHEAFETDFSVHRDRVNDVCSNGDELIKKNNHHVDSISAKMASLRGKVSELERAAAMRKAKLDENSAFLQFNWKADVVESWIGEKENSLKTDDYGRDLSSVQTLLTKQETFDAGLQAFQQEGITNITALKDQLLAAKHVQSKAIEARHAALMKRWNQLLDNSQARKKKLLEAQEHFRKVEDLFLTFAKKASAFNSWFENAEEDLTDPVRCNSLEEIRALRDAHEAFRSSLSSAQADFNQLAELDRQIKSYQVVSNPYTWFTMEALEETWRNLQKIIKERELELQKEQRRQEENDKLRQEFAQHANAFHQWLQETRTYLLDGIAYRRVVRVIQYEVGDDLSGRSCMVEESGTLESQLEATKRKHQEIRAMRSQLKKIEDLGAAMEEALILDNKYTEHSTVGLAQQWDQLDQLGMRMQHNLEQQIQARNTTGVTEDALKEFSMMFKHFDKEKSGRLNHQEFKSCLRSLGYDLPMVEEGEPDPEFESILDTVDPNRDGNVSLQEYMAFMISRETENVKSSEEIESAFRALSVDAKPYVTKEELYQNLSKEQADYCISHMKPYLDSKGREMPSAFDFVEFTRSLFVN; from the exons ATGGCCACCACCTCTCCTCAG AGAATGGATACCAGTGGGGTGAAAGTGCTGGAGTCTGCTGATGACATCCAGGAGCGCCGGCAGCAGGTGTTGGACCGCTACCGGCGCTTCAAGGAGCTTTCGGGTGTGCGACGGCAGAAGCTGGAGGACTCGTACCGCTTCCAGTTCTTCCGCCGCGATGCTGACGAGCTGGAGAAGTGGATCCAGGAGAAGCTGCAGATCGCCTCTGATGAGAACTACAAGGACCCTACCAACCTCCAG GGCAAGCTCCAGAAACATCAGGCCTTCGAGGCGGAGGTGCAGGCCAATGCTGGAGCCATCATTAAGCTAGACGAGACTGGCAACCTTATGATCTCCGAAGGCCACTTTGCCTCCGAAACCATCCGC ACTCGTCTGGAGGAGCTTCACCGTCTTTGGGACCTGCTGCTGCAGAAGACCAAGGAGAAGGGTGTCCGTCTGCTGCAGGCCCAGAAGCTGGTGCAGTACCTGCGCGAGTGTGAGGATGCCCTGGACTGGATCAGTGACAAG GAGGCCATGGCCACCTCGGAGGAGCTGGGCCAGGACCTGGAGCACGTAGAGGTGCTCCAGAAGAAGTTTGAGGAGTTCCAGACGGACCTGGCAGCCCACGAGGAGCGTGTGAACGAGGTGAACCAGCTGGCGGGCAAGTTGAGCCAGGAGTCCCACCCCGAGGCGGAGCTCATCGTTCGCAAGCAGGAGGAGGTGAACGCCGCCTGGCAGAGGCTCAAGGGCCTGGCGCAGCAGAGGCAGGGCAGGCTGTTCGGAGCCGCCGAGGTGCAGAGATTTAACAG GGATGTGGACGAGACCATTAGCTGGATCAAGGAGAAGGAGCAGCTCATGGCATCCGATGACTTTGGCCGGGACCTGGCCAGCGTTCAGGCTCTGCTGCGCAAGCATGAGGgcctggagagagacctggctgcCCTCGAGGACAAGGTCAACACTCTGGGCGGAGAGGCTGAACGTCTGCAGCAGACACACCCCCAGAACGCCTCCCAGATCCACCTGAAGAGGGATGAGCTCATCACCAACTGGGAGCAGATCCGCACGCTGGCCGCCGAGCGCCACGCCCGCCTCAACGACTCCTACAG GCTGCAGCGCTACACTTCAGACTTCCGTGACCTGACCAGCTGGGTGACGGAGATGAAGGCCCTGATCAATGCTGATGAGCTGGCCAACGACGTGGCTGGAGCTGAGGCTCTCCTCGACCGCCACCAGGAACACAAG GGTGAGATTGACGCCCATGAGGACAGCTTCAAAGCCACGGACGAGGCCGGCCAGGCTCTGCTCAACACTGGACACTACGCCTCAGAGGAGGTCAAGGAGAAG ctgggtgTACTGACTGAGGAGAAGGAGTCTCTGCTGGAGCTGTGGGAGGTGCGCAGGCAGCAGTACGAGCAGTGCATGGACCTGCAACTCTTCTACAGGGACACGGAGCAGGTCGACAACTGGATGAGCAAGCAAGAG GCGTTCCTTCTGAACGAGGATCTTGGTGACTCTCTGGACAGCGTGGAGGCCCTGCTGAAGAAACACGAGGACTTTGAGAAGTCCCTCAGCGCCCAGGAGGAGAAGATCACT GCCCTGGATGAATTTGCCACCAAACTGATCCAGAACAACCACTACGCCAAGGAGGATGTGGCCACTCGTAGAGATGCT CTGCTGAGCCGCCGTAACGCCCTGCATGAGCGTGCCCAGTCCCGCCGCGCCGCCCTGGAGGACTCCTTCCACTTGCAGCAGTTCTCCCGCGACTCGGACGAGCTCAAGAGCTGGATCAATGAGAAGATGAAGACGGCCACCGACGAAGCCTACAAG GATCCGTCCAACTTGCAGGGCAAGGTCCAGAAGCACCAGGCCTTCGAGGCGGAGCTGTCAGCCAACCAGAGCCGCATCGACGCGCTGCAGAAGTCTGGACAGGAGCTCCTGGACGGAAAGCACTACGCCACGGACGAAGTGTCGGTCCGCATGGACGAGGTCAGCTCCCAGTGGAAGAAGCTGCTGGAGGCCACTGAGCTCAAAG gCATCAAGCTGCGTGAGGCTAACCAGCAGCAGCAGTTCAACAGGAATGTGGAGGACATTGAGCTGTGGCTTTACGAGGTGGAGGGCCACCTGGCCTCCGATGACTACGGCAAGGACCTGACCAGCGTCCagaacctgcagaagaaacatgCCCTGCTGGAGGCCGATGTGGCCGCACACCAG gaCCGCATTGACGGCATCACCATCCAGGCGCGTCAGTTCCAGGAGGCGGGCCACTTTGACGCTGACAACATCAAGCGCAAGCAGGAGGCCCTGATGGCGCGCTACGACGCCCTTCGCGACCCTATGGCTGCTCGCAAGCAGAAGCTATCAGACTCGCTGCGGCTGCAGCAGCTCTTCAGAGATGTGGAGGACGAGGAGACCTGGATCCGGGAGAAGGAGCCCATCGCCGCCTCCACCAACCGGGGCAAAGACTTGATTGGCGTTCAGAACTTGCTGAAGAAGCACCAGGCCCTGCAAGCGGAGATCGCCGGCCACGAACCCCGCATCAAGGCTGTCACCCAAAAGGGAGAGGCCATGGTGGAGGAAG GTCACTTTGCCGGAGAGGAGGTGAAGGTGAAGCTGGAGGAGCTGAACGGCCGCTGGGACACCCTGAAGGGCAAGGCCGGGCAGCGCAGGCAGGACCTGGAGGATTCGCTGCAGGCCCAGCAGTACTTTGCCGACGCCAACGAGGCAGAGTCCTGGATGAGGGAGAAGGAGCCCATTGTGAGCAGCCCCGACTACGGCAAGGACGAGGACTCTGCTGAG GCCCTGCTGAAGAAGCACGAAGCCCTGATGTCTGACCTGAGTGCCTATGGAAGCAGCATCCAGGCTCTGAAGGAGCAGGCCCAAACCTGTAGG CAACAAGTGGCTCCCACCGATGATGAGACGGGTAAAGAGCTGGTGCTGGCCCTCTATGACTACCAGGAGAAGAGCCCCCGCGAGGTCACCATGAAGAAGGGAGACATCCTCACCCTGCTCAACAGCACtaacaag GACTGGTGGAAGGTGGAGGTGAACGACCGCCAGGGTTTTGTTCCGGCAGCCTACGTCAAGAAGCTGGATCCCACCCAGTCCTCTTCCAGAGAGAACCTGCTGGATGAGCAGGGCAGCATCGGCCTGCGCCAGGATCAGATTGAGAACCA GTACGGAACTCTCCAGGAGCTGGGCGAGAAGCGCAAGGACATGCTGGAGAAGAGCTGCAAGAAGTTCATGCTGTTCCGCGAAGCCAACGAACTACAGCAGTGGATTAACGAGAAGGAGGGAGCCCTCACCAATGAGGAGGTGGGCTCCGACCTGGAGCAGGTGGAGGTGCTGCAGAAGAAGTTTGACGACTTCCAGAAG GACCTGAAGGCCAATGAGTCTCGTCTGAGGGACATCAACAAGGTGGCGTCTGAGCTGGAGTCTGAGGGCCTGATGGCCGAGGAGGCAACCATGGTCCAAGCTCAG gaaCAAGTGATGCTGGGATCTGCTCCTGGCCAG GATGAGGCTGATAACAAGAATGCCTCTCCATGGAAG AATGTACGCTTGGCTGTTCAAACGACGGCTAACTTTAATACTATCAAG GAGCTGAACAACCGCTGGAGATCCCTGCAGCAGCTGGCCGAGGAGAGGAGCAACATGCTGGGCAGTGCCCACGAAGTGCAGAGGttccacag GGATGCGGATGAGACCAAGGAGTGGATCGAGGAGAAGAACCAAGCGCTGAACACAGACAACTATGGCCACGACCTGGCCAGCGTTCAGGCCCTTCAGCGCAAACACGAGGGCTTTGAGAGAGACCTGGCCGCCCTGGGAGATAAG GTGAACTCCCTGGGGGAGACAGCGGAGCGTCTGATCCAGTCCCACCCGGAGGCGGTGGACGACATCCAGGAGAAGTGCACAGAGCTCAATACGGCCTGGAGCAGCCTGGTGGGGCGCGCCGACCAGCGAAAGGATAAGCTAGGCAACTCCCACGACCTGCAGCGCTTCCTCTCCGACTTCAGGGACCTCATGTCCTGGATCAACGGCATCCGAGGCCTGGTGTCCTCagaagagctggccaaggacgtgaCCGGGGCTGAGGCCCTGCTAGAGAGACACCAG GAGCACCGTACTGAGATCGACGCCCGTGCGGGCACCTTCCAGGCCTTTGAGCAGTTTGGCCAGCAGCTGTTGGCGCGCGGCCACTACGCCAGCCCTGAGATCCAGCAGAAGCTGGAGGCCTTGGACCACGAGAGGGCAGACCTGGAGAAGGCCTGGGTGCAGAGACGAATGATGCTCGACCAGTGCCTGGAGCTCCAG cTGTTCAACCGTGACTGTGAACAGGCTGAGAACTGGATGGCGGCTCGCGAGGCCTTCCTGGCCAGCGACGACAAGGGTGACTCCCTGGACAGCGTGGAGGCTCTCATCAAGAAACACGAGGACTTTGACAAGGCCATCAACGTGCAGGAGGAGAAGATCGCTGCTCTGCAGTCCTTTGCAGACCAGCTGGTTGGCGCGGATCATTATGCCAAACCAGAGATATTCAACCGTCGCAATGAAGTCCTGGACAG GTGGCGCCGTCTGAAGGCTCAGATGATTGAGAAGCGCTCCAAGCTGGGCGAGTCCCAGACGCTGCAGCAGTTCAGCCGCGACGTGGACGAGATAGAGGCCTGGATCAGCGAGAAGCTGCAGACAGCTACAGATGAGTCCTATAAGGACCCCACCAACATCCAG CTGTCGAAGCTGCTG AGTAAGCACCAGAAGCACCAGGCCTTCGAGGCGGAGTTGCATGCCAACGCAGACCGCATCCGTGGGGTTATCGACACTGGCAACGCCCTCATCCATAGAGGGGCCTGCTCCGGCAGTGAGGATGCGGTTCAG TCGCGTCTGGGTGCTCTGGACGAGCAGTGGCAGTTCCTGGTGAACAAGTCGGCAGAGAAGAGCCAGAAGCTGAAAGAAGCCAACAAGCAGCAGAACTTCAACACTGGCATCAAGGACTTTGACTTCTGGCTCTCTGag GTCGAGGCCCTTCTTGCCTCTGAGGATTATGGCAAAGACCTTGCCTCAGTCAACAACCTGCTGAAGAAACACCAGCTTCTGGAAGCCGACATCTCTGCTCATGAG GATCGTCTGAAGGACCTGAACGGCCAGGCTGACAGCCTGACGGCCAGCACGGCCTTCGACCCCACCCAAGTTAAGGACAAGCGCGACGCCGTCAATGGACGCTTCGCCAAGATCAAGAGCATGGCCACTGGCCGCCGTGCAAAGCTCAACGAGTCGCACCGCCTGCACCAGTTCTTCAGGGACCTGGACGACGAGGAGTCTTGGATCAA AGAAAAGAAATTGCTAGTGAGTTCGGAGGACTATGGacgtgatttgacaggagtgcagAATCTGAGGAAGAAACACAAGAGGCTGGAGGCTGAGTTGGGGGCCCATGAGCCGGCCATCCAGTCTGTGCAGGACACAGGGAAGAAGCTGTCTGATGACAACACCATCGGCCAGGATGAGATTGAGCAGAGGCTGGCCCAGTTTGAGGAGCACTGGATGGAGCTGAAGGACCTGGCTGCAGCCAG GGGACAGAGGCTGGAGGAGTCGCTGGAATACCAGCAGTTTGTTGCGAATGTTGAAGAGGAGGAAGCCTGGATTAACGAGAAGCTGAACCTGGTGGGAAGTGAAGACTACGGGGATACCCTGGCTGCTGTGCAGGGCCTGTTGAAGAAGCATGAGGCGTTTGAGACTGACTTCTCCGTGCACAGGGACAGAGTGAATGACGTGTGTTCCAACGGAGACGAGCTCATTAAGAAG AACAACCACCACGTGGACAGCATCTCAGCCAAGATGGCGTCCCTGCGGGGCAAGGTGTCTGAGCTGGAGAGGGCCGCTGCAATGAGAAAAGCGAAGCTGGATGAGAACTCTGCCTTCTTGCAGTTCAACTGGAAGGCTGACGTGGTGGAGTCCTGGATCG GTGAGAAGGAGAACAGCCTGAAGACTGATGACTACGGACGAGATCTCTCATCTGTGCAGACCTTGCTCACTAAGCAG GAGACGTTTGACGCAGGGCTGCAGGCCTTCCAGCAGGAGGGTATCACCAACATCACGGCCCTCAAGGACCAGCTGCTGGCGGCCAAGCACGTCCAGTCCAAGGCCATCGAGGCGCGCCACGCTGCCCTCATGAAGCGCTGGAACCAGCTTCTCGACAACTCACAGGCCCGCAAGAAGAAACTGCTGGAGGCCCAGGAGCACTTCAGGAAG GTGGAAGACCTGTTCCTGACCTTTGCCAAGAAGGCGTCGGCCTTCAACAGCTGGTTTGAGAACGCTGAGGAGGACTTGACAGATCCGGTGCGCTGCAACTCGCTGGAGGAGATCCGGGCGCTGCGCGACGCCCACGAGGCCTTCCGCTCATCGCTGAGCTCGGCGCAGGCCGACTTCAACCAGCTGGCCGAGCTGGACCGGCAGATCAAGAGCTACCAGGTGGTGTCCAACCCCTACACCTGGTTCACTATGGAGGCCCTGGAAGAGACCTGGAGGAACCTgcagaagatcatcaag GAACGAGAGCTGGAGCTGCAGAAGGAgcagaggaggcaggaggagaatGACAAGCTGCGGCAGGAGTTTGCGCAGCACGCCAATGCATTCCACCAGTGGCTGCAGGAGACCAG GACATATCTTCTGGATGG CATAGCTTATCGACGGGTTGTCCGTGTCATTCAATATGAAGTCGGTGATGATCTTTCCGGAAG GTCCTGCATGGTAGAAGAGTCCGGAACCTTGGAATCACAACTTGAGGCAACCAAG